One window of Paenibacillus sp. FSL K6-3182 genomic DNA carries:
- a CDS encoding YdiU family protein — translation MTEETALDKTGWNFDNSYARLPDSFFTKMSPPPVHSPQLNIMNESLAKSLGLNVQSLLSKDGTAMLSGNEIPEGALPLAQAYAGHQFGHFNRLGDGRALLLGEQITPTGERFDIQLKGSGRTPYSRGGDGRASLGPMLREYIISEAMHALGIATTRSLAVVTTGEPVYRETELPGAILTRVASSHLRVGTFQFVAQWGTAEELRQLADYTLQRHYPEVGEAGNRYLGLLQEVIKRQAALIAKWQLVGFIHGVMNTDNMSISGETIDYGPCAFMDAYDPETVFSSIDVHGRYAYGNQPRIAAWNLARFAEALLPLLHDNEEQAIKLAEDALSGFAELYHQSWLSGMRAKLGIFNEELEDEALITDLLRMMQEHGADYTNTFRSFTLDKPEDTALFGTEGFAPWYELWQARLGRQPESKAASHQLMGASNPAVIPRNLRVEEALEAAVKQGDNRVMEQLLSVLSSPYDHSRERSDHYTFPGESTRPYQTFCGT, via the coding sequence ATGACTGAGGAAACAGCATTAGATAAAACAGGTTGGAACTTTGACAACAGTTATGCACGGCTGCCGGACTCATTTTTCACAAAAATGAGTCCGCCGCCTGTGCACTCTCCGCAGTTGAATATTATGAATGAATCGCTCGCAAAATCACTAGGGTTAAATGTTCAATCGCTTCTAAGCAAGGACGGTACTGCTATGCTGTCGGGAAATGAAATTCCCGAAGGCGCTTTGCCGCTTGCTCAAGCTTATGCTGGGCATCAATTCGGTCATTTTAACAGATTAGGGGATGGCCGTGCTCTATTGCTGGGTGAACAAATTACGCCCACAGGTGAGAGGTTTGATATTCAGTTGAAAGGTTCTGGCAGAACGCCATACTCCCGTGGAGGCGACGGCCGGGCGTCACTTGGACCGATGCTGCGTGAATATATTATAAGTGAGGCTATGCACGCGCTTGGTATTGCTACCACTCGCAGCCTCGCCGTTGTCACAACTGGCGAGCCTGTATACCGCGAGACGGAGCTGCCGGGAGCAATTCTGACCCGCGTGGCTTCCAGCCATCTGCGCGTTGGAACCTTTCAATTTGTTGCCCAGTGGGGTACGGCTGAAGAACTCAGACAACTTGCTGATTACACTTTGCAAAGGCATTACCCAGAGGTTGGCGAAGCTGGAAATCGCTATCTTGGCCTGCTTCAAGAAGTCATTAAGCGCCAAGCAGCGCTAATCGCCAAATGGCAGCTCGTCGGTTTTATCCACGGTGTGATGAATACTGACAATATGTCGATTAGCGGAGAGACCATTGATTATGGCCCTTGCGCCTTTATGGATGCCTATGATCCCGAAACGGTATTCAGCTCCATTGACGTTCATGGCCGTTATGCCTATGGCAACCAACCGCGTATCGCCGCGTGGAATCTCGCTAGATTTGCTGAGGCGCTTTTGCCGCTGCTGCATGACAATGAAGAACAAGCTATAAAACTGGCAGAGGATGCGTTATCTGGATTTGCAGAGTTGTATCACCAGAGCTGGCTTAGTGGAATGAGAGCGAAGCTTGGAATTTTTAATGAAGAGCTTGAAGATGAGGCTCTAATTACAGATTTGCTTCGTATGATGCAGGAGCATGGTGCAGACTACACGAATACATTCCGCTCGTTCACATTAGATAAACCAGAAGATACAGCTCTCTTTGGCACCGAGGGATTTGCACCATGGTATGAGCTGTGGCAGGCGAGACTAGGCAGGCAGCCCGAATCCAAAGCTGCATCTCATCAGTTGATGGGCGCAAGCAACCCTGCGGTAATCCCGCGCAACCTTCGAGTAGAAGAAGCGCTAGAAGCCGCAGTGAAGCAAGGCGACAACCGTGTGATGGAGCAGCTTCTAAGTGTTCTTTCGAGCCCCTACGATCACTCCCGTGAACGTTCTGATCATTACACGTTCCCTGGGGAATCAACCCGTCCATATCAAACATTTTGCGGTACCTGA
- a CDS encoding response regulator transcription factor, whose translation MPTILVADDDANIRELVCLFLRNDGFETAEAGDGKEALAVYASMHIDLVVLDIMMPIMDGWTLCKELRRSNPDLPLLMLTARGETWEKVKGFQLGTDDYLTKPFDPLELTARVGALLKRYRIGSTQTIRLGSIILDRQTYKVMRGTESLALPLKEFELLYKLAGTPGQIYTREQLIDQIWGIDYAGDDRTIDVHVKRLRERFATTTDFHIETVRGLGYRLEVHE comes from the coding sequence ATGCCTACTATACTGGTTGCTGATGACGATGCGAACATTCGCGAACTCGTTTGTTTATTTCTACGCAACGACGGATTCGAAACAGCTGAAGCGGGAGACGGCAAGGAAGCGCTAGCCGTCTATGCCTCGATGCATATTGATCTTGTCGTACTCGATATTATGATGCCGATTATGGATGGTTGGACGTTGTGCAAGGAGCTTCGAAGAAGCAATCCTGATCTTCCGTTACTTATGTTGACTGCAAGAGGCGAGACATGGGAGAAAGTGAAAGGCTTCCAGCTCGGGACGGATGATTATTTGACGAAACCATTTGATCCACTGGAGCTGACGGCTCGTGTTGGGGCTCTTCTGAAAAGATACCGAATTGGCTCTACGCAGACGATACGGCTCGGCAGCATCATTCTTGACCGGCAGACCTATAAGGTAATGAGAGGGACGGAATCACTTGCGTTGCCGCTCAAGGAGTTTGAACTCCTTTATAAGCTCGCTGGAACACCTGGACAAATCTATACGCGTGAGCAGCTAATCGACCAAATTTGGGGGATTGATTATGCAGGCGACGATCGAACGATAGACGTACATGTTAAACGATTGCGCGAACGGTTCGCGACGACAACCGATTTTCATATCGAGACGGTGCGCGGACTTGGCTACCGGCTTGAGGTGCACGAATGA